One Peromyscus leucopus breed LL Stock chromosome 2, UCI_PerLeu_2.1, whole genome shotgun sequence DNA window includes the following coding sequences:
- the Cited4 gene encoding cbp/p300-interacting transactivator 4, whose protein sequence is MADHLMLAEGYCLLQVPPHAHGPHAPRTLQPYSGPALDSGLRPRGAPLGPPPPPGTRAYGSFGSPASFQPFPVAQPPGPGSAHLQPASTPSPGRTAASPGAAGGPSPLQPTPGAASPLPPPPSSLGCMDAELIDEEALKSLELELGLHRVRELPELFLGQSEFDCFSDLGSAPPAGSVSC, encoded by the coding sequence ATGGCCGACCACCTGATGCTCGCCGAGGGCTACTGCCTGCTGCAGGTGCCGCCGCATGCCCACGGCCCGCACGCGCCCCGGACTCTGCAGCCATACTCAGGCCCGGCCTTGGACAGCGGTCTGCGGCCGCGGGGGGCCCCGCTGGGACCGCCGCCGCCACCGGGGACTCGAGCATACGGCTCCTTCGGATCGCCGGCCTCCTTCCAGCCCTTCCCCGTCGCGCAGCCGCCGGGCCCCGGTAGCGCGCACCTGCAGCCCGCCTCCACTCCGTCCCCGGGCCGCACCGCGGCGTCCCCGGGAGCCGCCGGGGGCCCCTCACCTCTGCAGCCCACGCCGGGAGCCGCGTCccccctgccgccgccgccctccTCCCTGGGCTGCATGGACGCAGAGCTCATAGACGAGGAGGCGCTGAAGTCGCTGGAGCTCGAGCTCGGGCTGCACCGCGTGCGCGAGCTGCCTGAGCTCTTCCTCGGCCAGAGCGAGTTCGACTGCTTCTCGGACCTGGGGTCGGCGCCACCCGCCGGCTCAGTGAGCTGCTGA